In Pannonibacter sp. XCT-53, the sequence CATCCGTCTGGTGATCAAGTCGGAAGACGCGCTGACCAACGGGTCGAAGGGCATCAACAACATCCCGCGGCCCTTCGGCGACCTGCCCTATGTGCAGTCGCAGATGGCCTATCTCGCCATCGTGCTGGTAGTGCTGGCGGTCGTCTATTTCGCGGTCGAGCGCCAGTACAACGCCCCCTGGGGCCGCATGATGCGCGCCGTGCGCGACAACGAGACCGCAGCCACGGCCATGGGCAAGGACATCGCCTTCCGCCGCCTGCAGGCCTTCATCTTCGGTGCGGCGCTGATGGGACTGGGCGGGGCGCTGTTTGCGCATTTCAACCGCTCGATCACGCCGGAAGCCATCGACCCGATGGTCGCCACCTTCCTCGTCTGGATCATGCTGATCCTCGGCGGCTCCGGCAACAACCGCGGCGCCATCCTCGGCGCTGCGGTGGTCTGGATCATCTGGTCCGTTTCCGAGATTGCAACCGACCGGCTCCCGCATGAATATGCGGTTCAGGCGAAATACATTCGTGTGTTTCTCATCGGGCTGATGCTGCAGCTTGTGCTGCGCTACCGGCCGGAGGGCATCCTGCCGGAGCCGCTGGGCGGCACCCGCCAGCCGACGCGCTCCGGCGATCAGGCCACGCCGCGCCAGAGCCGCTGACAGGTCTTTGGTGCGGTCGGGGCTGGCCCGGGCCGCACCAGGAAAAGGTCCCCGGCAACAAGGGGGCCGACATCGCTCGGGAGATCTCCACGCGGGATCTCTCACGGAGGGGCAGCAAGCTCCCGGAACACAAGTGGAGGTTTGGAATGAATAAGAAGGTACTGGCCCTCGCCGGTTCTCTCCTCGCCGCGACCACCCTCGCCGGAACCTCGGCACAGGCCGACGTCAAGATCGGCCTGCTGGGCGGCATCACCGGCCCGATCGCCGCGATGGCACCGGCCATGCTTCTCTCGGCCGAAATGGCGATCACGGAAGTGAACGCCCAGGGCGGCATCGGCAAGGGCGAGAAGCTGGTGCAGGTCACCGGCGACGACGCCTGCAACCCGCAGAACGGCACGGACGCCGCCACCAAGGCCGTGAACATCGACGGCGTTGTCGGTCTCGTCGGCCCGCACTGCTCGGGTGCCGTGATCGCCGCAGCCAACTCGGTCACGATCCCGGCCGGCATCGCGCTGATCACGCCGTCGGGCACCTCGCCGGAAATCACCAAGCTCAAGGACAATGACACCGTGTTCCGCACGGTTCCGTCCGACGACTACCAGGGCCGCGCCCTGGCCCGCGCCCTGAAGGGCAAGGGCATGGACAGCGTCGCCGTTGCCTATCTCAACAACGACTACGGCACCGGCCTCGCCAACGCGTTCAAGGCCGAGTACGAGAGCATCGGCGGCAAGATCACCGCGTTTGCGGCGCATGAAGGCGAGAAGGCCTCCTACCGCACCAACCTGGCCGAGCTGGCCAAGGGCGGTTCCGACACGCTCGTCATCTTCGACTATGGTGATGGCAGCGGCCTGACCATGCTGCGCGAGTCGCTGGAAAACGGCTTCTTCAAGAACTTCGTCGGCGCGGACGGCATGAAGTCCGACGCTCCGATCAAGGAGCTCGGCGCCAGCAACCTGAACACCTTTTTCACCTCCGCGCCGGTCGGCGAGAAGTCCGACTCGCTGGAAATCTTCGCGAAGAACTTCAAGGACATCGGCGGCGATCCGGATGCGGTCTTCGTGACCACCTCCTATGACGCCACGTTCCTGATGGCCATGGCGATCGAGAAGGCCGGCGGCGACAAGACCAAGGTTGCCAAGGCGCTGCGCGAGATCACCGCAACGACCGACGGCGAGCCGGTGAAGCCGGGCGAGTGGGCCAAGGCCAAGGAACTGATCGCAGCCGGCAAGCCCATCACCTACAAGGGCGCGGCAGGCGACTACACGTTCGACGCCAACGGCGACGTGCCGGGCGTCTACGCCCTGTTCAAGGTCGGCGCTGCCGGCTTCGAGAAGATGGCCGACATGAAGTAATCCCCCCCGAGAGGGACGGGATGACCGGACCGGTGGCTCCCCTGGAGCCGCCGGTTTTCCTTTATGTGCGGGCCTGCACAGGGACTTTCTGCGGCCTGGCAGGCGCCCGCCGGGCGGCTTACCACTTCTGGAAGATGAACCAGGCCCCTGCCGCGATGAGGGCAAAGCCGATCAGGTGATTGAGCCGGAACGGCTCGCCCAGATAAAACACCGAAAACACCGCGAAGACGGTGAGGGTCAGCACCTCCTGGATCGTCTTGAGCTCGGCCGCGCTGAAATAGCCATGGCCGATGCGGTTGGCCGGCACCTGCAGGCAATACTCGAAAAAGGCAATGCCCCAGCTGACCAGGATCACCAGCCACAGGGCCGTCCCCTTGAACTTCAGGTGGCCGTACCAGGCGAAGGTCATGAAGATGTTCGAGGCCAGCAGAAGGCCGATGGTCACGACGGGAACGGGCAGCGAGGTCATGGCAGGATCCATCCGGAGAAGCGGGCGGGTGCGAGGCACCAGCTCCTGCTCCTAGACCGTTCGCCAGCAACCAGCAACCGGCTCCGCCGTCCCGCCCGCGGACGGCCTACTTGGTCAGGATCAGCTTGCCCAGCTTGGTGATCGTCAGGCGATAGGTCTCGTCATTGTGACGGATCCGGATCTCGCGGTTGCCGGCAAACAGCGCGGCGCTGTCGACGAGGCTCTTGTCCTCGCGCGGCTGGGCGACCTTGCGCAGGGTTGGCAGCATGAGCTTCTGTTGACGCGGATTGGCTTCTGCCATGGGAGTTCCCCGGTGCTTCAGGAGTTTAGAGGCGTTCCAAAGTTGCGAGTGGTTCGCAACAAATAACTTGACTCTAATACTCAGAATAAAGTACCAAGACAAGGCCTGAACGGCGGCGCCCCGGAAATCGCGTCCTCCGGCCCGTCGCCCCAGGCAAGACTGAGCATCAGTCAAAATGCCAGGCAAGCCAGCTGTTTTCTCCTCTCCCTCAAACGGCAAGCCAGCCCGGTATTTTTCAGGCCGATCCCGCTGACGGGTGTAAGCCGGCCTCACGCCCCCCCGGCGACCTGCCGTCGCCAGGCCGCCCCGGAGCCGGGGTCGCGGCGTCCCGCCCCCCCTTCCCTCTTCTCGCCGCGGTCAAGGCCTCAGGCTTACGGGCCCAGCGACTTGATCTGGTCCGGCCAATAAAAAACGCCGGTCGGAGACCGGCGTCAGGCCTTGCGCGGTGCTGCGCAGGGTCAGCTGGCGGCCGCCATGACCGCATCGATCTGCAGCAGCTGGCGCAGGTCGGTGCGGTTCTCGGAGATGTCGTGGATGGTCTTCTGATCCAGCACGTCCATGAAGGCTTCCAGCGCCTCGTGCAGCACGCCGTTGAAGCCGCAGGTGGTCAGGATCGGGCAATCCTTGCGGCCGGAATTGAAGCATTCGGCGAGATAGAAGGAATCCTCTGCCGCACGCACCACTTCGCCGATCGAGATCTGCTCGGCCGGACGGGCCAGCATGATCCCGCCGTTCCGCCCCCGGATGGTCTTGATGAGATTGGCATCGACCAGGACCTTCATGATCTTGAACAGATGCGTCTCGGACATGCCGAAGCTGGTGGCAATGTCCGCCACCTTGCTGGGCCGGTCAGGGTTCGCGGCGCAGTACATCAGCGTGCGAACGGCGTAGTTGGTTTGTTGAGTAAGGCGCATAAGTTTAGATATGTCCGCTGGTGGCCCCTGCGTCAATGGGGGGAAGCCCGCGCTGCGGCGAATTTTGCCGCAGGTCGGACCCGGGCTCAGCTGGCCCGCCGCAGCTCCGGCCGGGCCTCGGCTGCCTTGCGCTCCAGCGTGGCGCCCTCCTGCGGCGGCAGGTTCTCCGGCAGGAAGATGTCGATCCCGATCCGCTCCTGCGCGGCCACGATCGGCTGGCCGTCGATCAGTGCCTTCAGCACGCGCACGGCGCTGCGGATCTCGTGCCCGGGGTCCTGCGCGATCAGCGCCGCAATGGTGCCGCGCTCCAGCGCCGCGCGGGTGTAGGGCGTCAGTTCATGCGCGATGAAGGTCACGCGTCCGGCCAGGCCGCTTTCCTCCAGCGCCGCGATCACGCCGCGGTTGCCGGCGCCCATGTTGTAGAGCCCGCTGATGTCCGGATGATCGGCAAGCAGGCGCCGGGTCAGGTCATAGGTGCGGTCGTTGTCGTCGCGCCCTTCCCGCACGCGGATCGGCTCGAAGTCCGGGTACAGCTCCTCGAAGACCTCGATACAGCCCCCGTGCCGCTCGGCGTGGTCGCGCAGGCCGAGCGAGCCGGCGATGAAGCCGATGCGGGCCCGGTGGCCCGGGCGGTTTCCGGCCAGGAAGCGCCCCAGCAGGCGTCCGGCAACCCGGCCGGCGGCCATGTTGTCGATCCCGACGAAATGGGCCCGCGCGGAGGCAGGATGATCGGACACGAGCGTGACGACCGGAACGCCGCGCAGCGTCAGCCGGTCGATCGCCGCCCGCACCTCGGCCGAGGCGGGCGCGACAACGGCGACGCCGTCGCAGCTGGCCTTGTCGATCAGCGCCAGCGTGCCGGCGACCGAATGGCTGTCAAAGGCATCGATGTCCTGGACCGTCAGGGCGACACGCTCGCCAGCAACACGCTGGGCAATCCGCTCCGCCTCCTGTCGCAGGTCGGTCATGAAGGCATTGGGGCCGCCCGGGATCAGGAAGGTCAGGCGATAGAGCCGTCGCTTGGCGAGGTTCGCCGCGAACACGTCCGGCGTGTAGCCGAGACGCGCGACGGCAGCCTCCACCCTGGCAATCGTGGCGGCCTTGACCCCCGGGCGCCCGTTCAGGACCCGGTCAACCGTCGCAAGGCTGACACCGGCCTCGCGCGCGACATCATGAATGGTGATCCGCTGCATGGAACATCGCCCTCATACCCCGGAGGAACTATAGCGCAGGCCGCCGGTTTGTCAGCCATTTTGTTGCGATGCAAAAAACTATGCCGGCTGACCTGAAGCCGCGCGAACGCGCCAATGAGGGGCGTTGCTCGGCACAGGCGCCGGAGGGCCGGCGGCGCCGGGCTGACGGTTCAGACGCTCTGCCCCGCCGCATGGCCGGAGGCCCAGGCCCACTGGAAGTTGAAGCCGCCGAGATGCCCGGTGACATCGACGACCTCGCCGATGAAAAAGAGGCCGGGCACCCGGGTGGCCGCCATGGTCCTGGACGACAGCTCGTCGGTGTCCACCCCGCCGAGGGTGACTTCGGCCGTGCGGTAGCCTTCGGTGCCGGCGGGAAGCAGCGACCAGGCATTGAGCCGGTCGGCTGTCTGGCGCAGCACCTTGTCGGAGAGATCGGCAAGGCGCCCGCCGAGGCCGTATTCGGTGGCGAGTTCCTCCGCCAGCCGGCGCGGCAGGATGTGGCCGACGGCGGTGCGGATGTCCTGTCGCCCCTGCGCCTGCCTGGCCTCCTTGAGCGCGGCGAAGACATCGGTGCCGGGGGCAAGATCGACGCTGATCGGCTGGCCCTCGCGCCAGTAGGAGGAGATCTGCAGGATCGAGGGACCCGACAGGCCCCGATGCGTGAAGAGGAGACCCTCGCGGAAGGCCGTCTTGCCGAACCGCACGACCGCGTCCACCGACACGCCGGCGAGCTTCTGGCACAGGGCCTTGTTGGCGTCGGAGAAGGTCAGGGGCACGAGCGCAGGACGGGGCGGCACGACCTTGAGCCCGAAACGCCGGGCGATCTCGTAGCCGATGCCGGTGGCGCCCATCTTCGGGATGGACGGCCCGCCGGTGGCCACCACCAGCGACGTCGCCTCGACGCGGCCGCGCGCGGTCTCGACCACAAAACGATCATCCGGCTTGCTGATGTCGGTGAAGCCCGTCTCCAGCCACAGCGTGCCGCCGGCCTTGTCCATCTCGGTCAGCAGCATCGTGATGATGTCCTGCGCACTGTCGTCGCAGAAAAGCTGGCCGAGTGTCTTCTCGTGCCAGGGAATGCGGTGGCTGTCGACCAGCTTGAGAAAGTCCGCCGGCGTGTAGCGCTTGAGCGCCGAGACGCAGAAGCGCGGGTTCTCCGACAGGAAATTCGCCGGGCTGGCGTGGATGTTGGTGAAGTTGCAGCGGCCGCCGCCGGAAATGCGGATCTTGTCGGCGGCGCGCCTGGCGTGGTCGATGACAAGCACAGACCGGCCGCGCTTGCCGGCCTCGATGGCGCACATCAGGCCGGCGGCGCCGGCCCCCAGGATCAGGACGTCAACTCGGGTCATGGCCGGCTTATAGCAAGAGGCAACGAACTTGCCTCCTGCATTTCGCGTGTGATGGCCCGCTGCGGCGCGACGTCAGCCCATGCAGGCCAGCAGCTCCGCCTCGCCGATCTGTCCGACGGTCCGGCCGTTGTCGACCACCATCACGGGTCCGCTTGCGGCCCGCTTCAGCGCGATCACCTCGCGCAGCGGCGTGACCGGACCGCAGTTCGGCCCGCTCGCGTCCGCCCCGGGGCGTCCCTGCGCCAGCGGGATCATGATGTCCTGGGCCCTGAGCACGTTGAGCGGGTTCATGTGGGCAACGAATTCCGCCACATAGGGCGTCGCCGGATGGCGGACGATTTCCTGCGGCGTGCCGAGCTGGATCACCCGCCCGCCTTCCATGATGGCGATGCGGCTGCCGATCTTGGCCGCCTCGTCGAGATCGTGGCTGACGAAGATGATGGTCCGGTGCAGCGTCTTCTGCAACTGGATCAGCTCGTCCTGCAGCTTGTCGCGGATCAGCGGATCGAGCGCGGAGAAGGGCTCGTCCATCAGGAGGATCGGCGCCTCGGTGGCAAAGGCCCGGGCAAGACCGACGCGCTGCTGCATGCCGCCGGAGAGTTCGTGCACCTGCTTGTTGCCCCAGCCGGCGAGGCCCACCAGCTCGAGCTGCGCGGCGACGCGCTTGCTGCGCTCGGCCGGACCGACGCCGGCCAGCTCCAGTCCGAAGCCGACATTCTCGGCCACGCTGCGCCAGGGCAGCAGGGCAAACTGCTGGAACACCATGGCAATCCGGCTGCGGCGCAGGCGGCGGAGGCGGTCCGCGCCGCAGCGGGCGGGATTGACCATGCTGCCGTCGTCATCGCGCACCAGCGTCTCGCCCCGGATGACCGGATTGAGCCCGTTGACCGCACGCAGCAGCGTCGACTTGCCGGAGCCGGACAGGCCCATCAGCACGATGACCTCGCCGGGCTGGATGTCGAAGGTGGCGCCGGCCACGCCCAGGGTCTGGCCGGTCTGGTCCTGGATCTCGCGCCGGGTCTTGCCGGCATCGATCAGCGGCAGCGCCTGCTGCGGCCGGGCGCCGAAGACGATGTCGACCTGCCGGAAGGAAACGATCGGATCGCTCATTGGCGGCCTCCGGTGACGCGGTTGAGGCGGAAGAACCGGTCGAGCACGATGGCGATCAGCACGATGGCCACGCCGACCTCGAAGCCCATGGCGATGTTGACGGTGTTGAGCGCGCGCAAGGTCGGCACGCCGAGACCGTCGGCCCCGACGAGGGCAGCAATCACCACCATTGACAGCGACAGCATGATCGTCTGCGTCAGCCCGGCCATGATCTGCGGCAGGGCATAGGGCAGCTCGATCTTCCACAGGAGCTGCCAGCGGGTGGCCCCAAAGGCGTGACCGGCCTCGAGCAGCTGCGTCGGTGTCGAGGAGACGCCGAGCTGGGTGAGGCGGATCGGGGCCGGCAGGGCGAAGATGACGGTGGCAATGAGACCCGGCACCATGCCGAGGCCGAAGAGGATCAGCGCCGGGATCAGGTAGACGAAGGTCGGGATCGTCTGCATCAGGTCCAGCACCGGCTGCAGGGCGGTGTAGAAATTCGGCCGGTGCGCGGCCAGCACCCCGATCGGCACGCCCACCGCCATGCAGACGGTCGTCGCGCCGAGGACCAGGGCGAGCGTGTTGGTCGTCTCTTCCCAGAAGCCGAGGTTGATGATCACCAGCAGCGAGCCCAGCACGAACAGCGGGAAGCCGATGTTGCGGCGGACGAGAAAGGCCAGCGCCGTGGCGAAGCCCACCACGACCAGCGGGTCGGGGGCCTGCAGCAGGAACAGGATGCCCCCGATCAGGGCCTCGAGACCGACGGCGATGCCGTCAAAGAACCAGGCGGCATTGTTGGTCAGCCAGTCGACCAGCGCCTTGGCCCACTGCCCAAGCGGCAGCTTGTATTGCGTCAGGAAATCCACGGGCCCCTCTCCGCGCCGAGATGTACAGGATCAGGCGGGGTCCGGTCGCGGCGAGGGCCTTTGGCCCCGGATGCGACCGGACCGCCGGACTCAGAGGCCGAGCGCCAGCTTGACGGCGGCGAGCCCGTCGCTGCCGTCACGGGCCTTCACGCCGGCCAGCCAGCCGTCGAGCACGGAGGGATTGGCGCTGAGCCAGCTCTGGGCGGCGATCTTCGGATCCTGCCCGCCGTCGAGGATCTTGCCCATGATCTCGTTCTCAAGGGCGAGGGTGAACTTCAGGTTCTTCAGGAACTGGCCGACATTCGGGCATTCACTGACATAGCCGGCGCGGGTGTTGGTGTAGATGGTGGCACCGCCGAGGTTGGGACCGAACACCTCATCGCCGCCTTCCAGATAGGCGATCTCGAAGTTGGAGTTCATCGGATGCGGCTCCCAGCCGAGGAAGACCACGTCTTCCTTGCGCTTGGTGGCCCGAGCCACCTGGGCGAGCATGCCCTGCTCGGAGGATTCCACGATCTGGAAGCCCTTGAGGTCGAACTGGTTGCCGTCGATCATGCCGAGGATCAGGCGGTTGCCGTCATTGCCCGGTTCGATGCCGTAGATCTTGCCGCCCAGCTCTTCCTTGAAGCGGGCGATGTCGGCGAAGGACTTCAGGCCCTTCTCGTAGGTGTATTTCGGCACCGCCAGCGTGTACTTCGCCCCTTCGAGGTTCTCGCGCACGGTGTCGACGCTGCCGTCGGCACGGTAGGGGGCGATGTCGGCCTCCATCGTCGGCATCCAGTTGCCGAGGAAGACGTCGATGTCCTTGTTCTTCATCGAGGCATAGGTGACGGGAACGGAGAGGACCTTCACATCGGTCTCGTAGCCCAGCGCCAGCAGGATGGTGGTGGCAACGGCGGTGGTGGCGGTGATGTCGGTCCAGCCCACGTCCGAGAAGCGGACGGTCTTGCAGCTCTCGGGCTCGGCAGCCTGAACGGCCGCCGTGGTGGTCAGGCTGATCGCGCCGCTGAGGGCCAGGCCGAGGGCCGCGCCGGTGATGGAAGTGAAAACGCGCTTCATCCGGTTGTCTCCCGCTCTTGTATGACGCCCCGGTACACGGGGTCGTTCGCCGGTGTTCAGTCCCAATGAACCCCGGACGGACATCTCAAACAATGGGCAACCGATTGATTTAGCCGTCTTTGCGGCAGGTTTGCCCCTCTGGTGAGACTTAATGAACCATTGACCGTTGGCTTTGGCAAGTTTTGATTGATTGATCGTTCAATTAAAAATATTCAATTGGAAGCAGGAGGGAGATCATCATGCCAAGGATCGGGATGGAGGCCGAGCGCAGGCGCAGCCTGATCGAGGCAACGGTGGATGCGATTCACGAACAGGGCTATTGCGACGTGACCATCGCGCAGATCGCGCGCAAGGCCGGCGTGTCGGGCGGGCTCGCGCATCATTACTTCGGGTCCAAGGATCAGCTCCTTGCCGCCACCATGCGCCATCTGCTGCACGAACTGGGCGAGGGCATTCGCGCCCGTCTGGCCGAAGCGCAGACGCCGCGTGCGCGCCTGTCGGCGATCATCGCCGGCAATTTCGAGACCGGCCAGTTCCGCGAGGCGGTGATTGCCGCCTGGCTGGCGTTCTATTCGCAGGCCCGCACCAATCCGGCGAGCCAGCGCCTGCTGCGCATCTATTCCGCCCGTCTTGTCTCCAACCTGACGCACAGCCTGCGCAGTTTCCTGCCGTTGGCGGACGCGCAGATCGTGGCGGAGGGCACGGCGTCGATGATCGACGGGGTGTGGATCCGCCGCGCGCTGAAGGAGGCGCCCCCGGATGCGGACGCCGCCATCCGCCTCGTCGAGGATTACGTCGAGGCGCAGATCCTGCTGCACAGGGCCCGCGCGTCCGGTGCCGCGCCGTACCCGATCCAGTCACAGACCCAATCGCAGCCGGGGCTCTCCGCATGAGCGACACGTTTGACTTCATCATCGTCGGGGCCGGATCGGCCGGCTGCGCGCTGGCCTACCGCCTGTCGGAGGATCCGAAGAACCGCGTCCTGGTGCTGGAGTTCGGCGGGACGGACGCCGGTCCCTTCATCCAGATGCCGGCGGCGCTGTCCTATCCGATGAACATGAGCCGCTACGACTGGGGCTTCGAGAGCGAGCCCGAGCCGCATCTGGGCGGCCGCATCCTGGCGACGCCGCGCGGCAAGGTCATCGGTGGCTCCTCCTCGATCAACGGCATGGTCTATGTGCGCGGCCACGCGCGCGACTTCGACACCTGGGAAGAGATGGGCGCCAGCGGCTGGGGCTACCGGCACGTGCTGCCCTATTTCCAGCGCCAGGAAGAGACCCCGACCGGCGACGACGGCTTCCGCGGCCGCTCCGGTCCGCTGCATGTGCAGCGCGGCACCAAGTGGAACCCGCTGTTCGATGCCTTCATCAAGGCCGGCAAGCAGGCAGGCTACGAGACGACGGGCGACTACAACGGCCAGAAGCAGGAGGGCTTCGGCGACATGGAGATGACCGTGAAGAACGGTCAGCGCTGGTCCGCCGCCAATGCCTATCTGAAGCCGGCGCTGAAGCGCGGCAATGTGGAGATCATCACCGGGGCCTTCGTCCGCCGGGTGGTCATCGAGAACGGGCGGGCGACCGGCGTCGAGTACCAGCGCGGCTCCGGCCAGCCGGTCACCGTTCGGGCGGCGCGCGAGGTGATCATTTCCGCCTCGTCGATCAACACGCCCAAGATCCTGATGCTCTCCGGCATCGGGCCGGCCGCGCATCTGCGCGAGATGGGCCTCGACGTGGTCGCGGACCGGCCGGGCGTCGGCGCCAACCTGCAGGACCATCTGGAACTCTACATCCAGCAGGCCTGCACCCAGCCGATCACGCTCTACAAGTACTGGAACCTTGTCTCCAAGGCGGTCATCGGAGCGCAGTGGCTGTTCACGCGCAAGGGGCTCGGTGCCTCGAACCAGTTCGAGGCCTGCGCCTTCATCCGCTCGAAGGCCGGTGTCGAGTATCCCGACATCCAGTATCACTTCCTGCCTTTCGCCGTGCGCTACGACGGCAAGGCGGCGGCCGAGGGGCACGGGTTCCAGGCCCATGTCGGGCCGATGCGCTCCAAGTCGCGCGGCCGCATCCGCCTGACCTCGGGCGATCCGCTGGCCAAGCCCTCGATCCTCTTCAACTACATGTCGCACCCGGACGACTGGGCCGACTTCCGCACCTGCATCCGGCTCACGCGCGAGATCTTTGGCCAGGAGGCCTTCGCGCCCTATCGCGGCCGCGAGATCCAGCCGGGTGCCGGCGTGCAGAGCGATGCGGAGCTGGACGACTTCATCCGGGAGCATGTGGAGAGCGCCTATCACCCCTGCGGGTCCTGCCGCATGGGGGCGGCGAGCGATCCGATGGCGGTGGTGGACCCGGAATGCCGGGTGATCGGCGTCGAGGGCCTGCGCGTGGCCGACAGCTCGATCTTCCCGCAGGTGACCAACGGCAACCTCAATGCCCCGTCGATCATGGTGGGCGAGAAGGCCTCGGACCACATTCTCGGCAAGGCGCCGCTGCCGGCGTCCAATCTGGAGCCCTGGATCCATCCGCAGTGGCAAACGCGCCAGCGCTGAGCCATTCTGCGACCCAACGAACAGCAGGAGGCGTCTGCCAAGGCGGTGGGCGGTCCTGTTTCCCTTCTGACCGACTTGCAAGGACGACCTCATGCGCGCCCAGCCCCGAGCCTCCCATTTCATTGGCGGCGGATATGTCGAAAGCCCGAACGGCGCGGCCTTCGACAGCCTCTATCCCGCCACCGGCGACGTCATCGCCCGCCTGCATGCCGCGGATGACCTGACCATCGAGGCCGCCATCTCCACCGCACGGGAAGGCCAGAAGATCTGGGCCGCCACCCCGGCAGCCGAGCGGGGCCGCATCCTGCGCCGGGCGGCGGAGATCCTGCGCGCCAACAACCGCGCCCTGTCCGAGCTAGAAACGCTGGACACCGGCAAGCCGCTGCAGGAAACGCTGATCGCCGATGCGGCCTCCGGCGCCGACTGCCTTGAATACTTCGGCAATCTTGCCGCGACGCTGACCAGCGAGCACATCGACCTTGGCGGCTCCTTCGCCTACACCCGCCGCGAGCCGCTCGGCATCTGTGTCGGCATCGGCGCGTGGAACTATCCGATCCAGATCGCCTGCTGGAAGGCAGCTCCTGCGCTGGCCTGCGGCAACGCCATGATCTTCAAGCCTTCGGAAGTGACACCGCTGAGCGCGCTGAAGCTGGCCGAGGCGCTCCTGGAGGCCGGCGTTCCGGCCGGTGTCTTCAACGTGGTGCAGGGGGCGGGCGACGTGGGCGCCAAGCTCGTCTCGCATCCGGCGGTGGCCAAGGTCTCCGTCACCGGCTCGGTGCCGACGGGGCGCAAGGTCGCGGGCCTGGCCGGCAGCAACCTGAAGCACCTGACGCTGGAACTCGGCGGCAAGTCGCCGCTGATCCTGTTCGAGGACGCCCATCTCGACAATGCCGTCTCGGCGGCGATCAATGCCAATTTCTATTCCTCGGGCCAGATCTGCTCCAACGGCACCCGCGTCTTCGTGCATCGCAGCCTGAAGGAGGCCTTCCTGACGCGGCTGGCTGAACGCACCGCAAACGCCGTGCTGGGCGATCCGCTGGACGAGGCGACCAACATCGGCCCGCTCGTCTCGAAGCCGCAGCTCGACAAGGTGCTGGGCTATATCGAGATCGGCAAGACGGAAGGCGCGCGGCTTGTCTGCGGCGGCGGGGCAGCACACGTGGCGGCTTTCCCGCAGGGCTGGTTCGTGCAGCCGACCGTCTTTGCCGATGTGACGGACGACATGCGCATCGCCCGGGAAGAGATCTTCGGCCCGGTCATGTCCGTGCTCGACTTCGACAGCGAGGACGAGGTCATCGCGCGGGCCAACGCGACCGAATTCGGTCTGGCCGCCGGTGTGTTCACCCGCGACATCCAGCGCGCCCACCGGGTGAT encodes:
- a CDS encoding branched-chain amino acid ABC transporter permease is translated as MELALGLANYALFMGVFIGIYAILALGLNIQWGYSGLFNAGIAGFFAVGAYTSAILTSPEAAGRIGGFELPTVVGWLGAMVAAALIAWPIGKVCLRFRSDYLAIASIGIAEIIRLVIKSEDALTNGSKGINNIPRPFGDLPYVQSQMAYLAIVLVVLAVVYFAVERQYNAPWGRMMRAVRDNETAATAMGKDIAFRRLQAFIFGAALMGLGGALFAHFNRSITPEAIDPMVATFLVWIMLILGGSGNNRGAILGAAVVWIIWSVSEIATDRLPHEYAVQAKYIRVFLIGLMLQLVLRYRPEGILPEPLGGTRQPTRSGDQATPRQSR
- the rirA gene encoding iron-responsive transcriptional regulator RirA, coding for MRLTQQTNYAVRTLMYCAANPDRPSKVADIATSFGMSETHLFKIMKVLVDANLIKTIRGRNGGIMLARPAEQISIGEVVRAAEDSFYLAECFNSGRKDCPILTTCGFNGVLHEALEAFMDVLDQKTIHDISENRTDLRQLLQIDAVMAAAS
- a CDS encoding LacI family DNA-binding transcriptional regulator — translated: MQRITIHDVAREAGVSLATVDRVLNGRPGVKAATIARVEAAVARLGYTPDVFAANLAKRRLYRLTFLIPGGPNAFMTDLRQEAERIAQRVAGERVALTVQDIDAFDSHSVAGTLALIDKASCDGVAVVAPASAEVRAAIDRLTLRGVPVVTLVSDHPASARAHFVGIDNMAAGRVAGRLLGRFLAGNRPGHRARIGFIAGSLGLRDHAERHGGCIEVFEELYPDFEPIRVREGRDDNDRTYDLTRRLLADHPDISGLYNMGAGNRGVIAALEESGLAGRVTFIAHELTPYTRAALERGTIAALIAQDPGHEIRSAVRVLKALIDGQPIVAAQERIGIDIFLPENLPPQEGATLERKAAEARPELRRAS
- a CDS encoding BaiN/RdsA family NAD(P)/FAD-dependent oxidoreductase, whose product is MTRVDVLILGAGAAGLMCAIEAGKRGRSVLVIDHARRAADKIRISGGGRCNFTNIHASPANFLSENPRFCVSALKRYTPADFLKLVDSHRIPWHEKTLGQLFCDDSAQDIITMLLTEMDKAGGTLWLETGFTDISKPDDRFVVETARGRVEATSLVVATGGPSIPKMGATGIGYEIARRFGLKVVPPRPALVPLTFSDANKALCQKLAGVSVDAVVRFGKTAFREGLLFTHRGLSGPSILQISSYWREGQPISVDLAPGTDVFAALKEARQAQGRQDIRTAVGHILPRRLAEELATEYGLGGRLADLSDKVLRQTADRLNAWSLLPAGTEGYRTAEVTLGGVDTDELSSRTMAATRVPGLFFIGEVVDVTGHLGGFNFQWAWASGHAAGQSV
- the hemP gene encoding hemin uptake protein HemP; the protein is MAEANPRQQKLMLPTLRKVAQPREDKSLVDSAALFAGNREIRIRHNDETYRLTITKLGKLILTK
- a CDS encoding ABC transporter substrate-binding protein — translated: MNKKVLALAGSLLAATTLAGTSAQADVKIGLLGGITGPIAAMAPAMLLSAEMAITEVNAQGGIGKGEKLVQVTGDDACNPQNGTDAATKAVNIDGVVGLVGPHCSGAVIAAANSVTIPAGIALITPSGTSPEITKLKDNDTVFRTVPSDDYQGRALARALKGKGMDSVAVAYLNNDYGTGLANAFKAEYESIGGKITAFAAHEGEKASYRTNLAELAKGGSDTLVIFDYGDGSGLTMLRESLENGFFKNFVGADGMKSDAPIKELGASNLNTFFTSAPVGEKSDSLEIFAKNFKDIGGDPDAVFVTTSYDATFLMAMAIEKAGGDKTKVAKALREITATTDGEPVKPGEWAKAKELIAAGKPITYKGAAGDYTFDANGDVPGVYALFKVGAAGFEKMADMK
- a CDS encoding DMT family protein, translated to MTSLPVPVVTIGLLLASNIFMTFAWYGHLKFKGTALWLVILVSWGIAFFEYCLQVPANRIGHGYFSAAELKTIQEVLTLTVFAVFSVFYLGEPFRLNHLIGFALIAAGAWFIFQKW
- the choV gene encoding choline ABC transporter ATP-binding protein, whose translation is MSDPIVSFRQVDIVFGARPQQALPLIDAGKTRREIQDQTGQTLGVAGATFDIQPGEVIVLMGLSGSGKSTLLRAVNGLNPVIRGETLVRDDDGSMVNPARCGADRLRRLRRSRIAMVFQQFALLPWRSVAENVGFGLELAGVGPAERSKRVAAQLELVGLAGWGNKQVHELSGGMQQRVGLARAFATEAPILLMDEPFSALDPLIRDKLQDELIQLQKTLHRTIIFVSHDLDEAAKIGSRIAIMEGGRVIQLGTPQEIVRHPATPYVAEFVAHMNPLNVLRAQDIMIPLAQGRPGADASGPNCGPVTPLREVIALKRAASGPVMVVDNGRTVGQIGEAELLACMG